Proteins encoded by one window of Methylovirgula ligni:
- a CDS encoding LemA family protein — MTHAIPRLRAFFLVVLLGLSVSACGYNQIPTLQENAKAKWADVQNNYQRRADLIPNLVATVQGYAKQEKDVLTQVTEARAKATQIHVDASDLSDPAKLKAFQDAQAQLGGALGRLLAVSENYPDLKSNQNFLALQSQLEGTENRIAVSRRDYIEAVRQYNTALVTFPGILWASTIFRNDKPLAEFAANDNAQTAPQVKF, encoded by the coding sequence ATGACACACGCCATTCCGCGCCTGCGCGCTTTCTTCCTTGTCGTCCTGCTCGGCCTCTCGGTTTCGGCCTGCGGCTATAACCAGATTCCGACCTTGCAGGAGAATGCCAAGGCCAAATGGGCCGACGTGCAGAACAATTATCAGCGCCGCGCCGATCTCATCCCCAACCTCGTCGCGACCGTTCAGGGCTATGCCAAGCAGGAGAAGGATGTCCTGACGCAGGTCACCGAGGCGCGCGCCAAGGCGACGCAGATCCACGTCGATGCGAGCGACCTGAGCGATCCGGCGAAGCTCAAGGCGTTTCAGGATGCGCAGGCGCAACTCGGCGGCGCGCTCGGGCGCCTGCTCGCGGTCAGCGAAAATTATCCCGATCTGAAGTCGAACCAGAACTTCCTGGCGCTGCAATCCCAGCTCGAAGGCACGGAGAACCGTATCGCCGTCTCGCGGCGCGATTATATCGAGGCGGTGCGGCAATATAATACGGCGCTCGTCACCTTCCCCGGCATTCTCTGGGCCTCGACCATCTTCCGCAATGACAAGCCGCTGGCGGAATTTGCCGCCAATGATAACGCCCAGACGGCGCCGCAAGTGAAGTTCTAG
- a CDS encoding TPM domain-containing protein gives MIPDRARALLASCSARAILAVAALFCAMALAYALTFPALTGRVVDQANIIPEATQQEITQKLADLEQKSGIQLVVATVNSLEGGDIETYANELFRTWKLGEKDKNNGVLLLVAPNEHKVRIEVGYGLEGTLTDALSKLIIINAMTPRFKAGDFGGGISRGVDDIITVLTTDSSEWQPRLQVRADQDHNSQAIGWVLIAGFFIFVVLLGVSPGFRWFFFNVVLSMLLSSGGSRGGGFSDGGSWGGGGGGFSGGGGSSGGGGASGDW, from the coding sequence ATGATCCCGGATCGCGCAAGAGCCTTGCTCGCATCCTGCAGCGCGCGCGCGATCCTCGCGGTCGCCGCGCTTTTCTGCGCGATGGCGTTGGCCTATGCGCTGACGTTTCCGGCGCTTACTGGCCGCGTCGTCGATCAGGCGAATATCATCCCCGAGGCGACGCAGCAGGAGATCACCCAGAAGCTCGCCGATCTCGAACAGAAATCCGGCATCCAGCTCGTCGTGGCGACGGTCAATTCGCTCGAAGGCGGCGACATCGAGACCTATGCCAACGAGCTCTTCCGCACCTGGAAGCTCGGCGAGAAAGATAAGAACAACGGCGTTCTGCTGCTCGTCGCGCCGAATGAGCACAAGGTCCGCATCGAGGTCGGCTACGGCCTTGAAGGCACGCTCACCGACGCCTTGTCGAAGCTCATCATCATCAACGCGATGACGCCACGCTTCAAGGCGGGCGACTTCGGCGGTGGCATTTCGCGCGGCGTCGATGACATCATCACCGTGCTGACGACGGATTCGTCCGAATGGCAGCCGCGTCTGCAGGTGCGCGCCGATCAGGATCATAATTCCCAGGCGATCGGCTGGGTGCTGATCGCCGGCTTCTTCATCTTCGTTGTGCTGCTCGGCGTCTCGCCCGGCTTCCGCTGGTTTTTCTTCAATGTCGTTCTGAGCATGTTGCTGAGCTCCGGCGGCTCGCGCGGCGGCGGCTTTTCCGACGGCGGCTCATGGGGCGGTGGCGGCGGCGGCTTTTCCGGCGGCGGCGGTTCGTCGGGCGGCGGCGGCGCCTCGGGAGATTGGTGA